A section of the Mesorhizobium loti genome encodes:
- a CDS encoding M55 family metallopeptidase → MKVFISADIEGTAGIADWDEALKERPDYQEFRELMTAEVAAACEGAKAAGAKEILIKDAHQTGRNLIVSKLPDHASIVRGWSGHPHVMMFGLDKSFDAALFTGYHAKAGVEANPLAHTMNDRISRLIINGEVASEFTVNAYTAALLGVPPVFLSGDRGICDDARALVPEIGTVAVSEGFGRAALSMSPARAIDRIREGVEKALSRDLTACRLDLPRHFDVEIEFNNPTDAYRASWYPGAEHPRERTLRFVSDDYFEVLRALRFLTV, encoded by the coding sequence ATGAAAGTGTTTATCAGCGCCGACATAGAGGGTACCGCCGGCATAGCGGACTGGGACGAGGCGCTGAAGGAAAGACCGGATTACCAGGAATTCCGCGAACTGATGACCGCCGAGGTCGCCGCCGCCTGCGAAGGCGCCAAGGCCGCCGGCGCCAAAGAGATCCTGATCAAGGACGCGCACCAGACCGGGCGCAACCTCATTGTTTCGAAACTGCCCGACCATGCCAGCATCGTGCGTGGCTGGAGCGGCCACCCCCATGTCATGATGTTCGGCCTCGACAAGAGTTTCGACGCGGCACTTTTCACCGGCTATCACGCCAAGGCCGGCGTCGAGGCGAACCCGCTTGCCCACACCATGAACGACAGGATTTCGCGGCTGATCATCAATGGCGAGGTCGCCTCGGAGTTCACCGTCAACGCCTATACCGCGGCCCTGCTCGGCGTCCCGCCAGTGTTTCTGTCGGGCGATCGCGGCATATGCGATGACGCCCGCGCGCTCGTGCCGGAAATCGGCACGGTAGCGGTGAGCGAAGGCTTCGGACGCGCCGCGCTGTCCATGTCGCCGGCGCGAGCGATCGACCGGATTCGCGAGGGGGTGGAAAAGGCGCTGTCGCGTGACCTGACGGCGTGCCGCCTCGATCTGCCCAGGCATTTCGACGTGGAGATCGAGTTCAACAATCCGACCGACGCCTACCGCGCCAGCTGGTATCCGGGAGCGGAGCATCCGCGCGAGCGCACCTTGCGCTTCGTCTCCGACGATTATTTCGAGGTGCTGCGCGCGCTGCGCTTCCTCACCGTGTGA
- a CDS encoding MerR family transcriptional regulator, with amino-acid sequence MFSIGDLSRRTGVKVPTIRYYEQMGLVAAPERSEGNQRRYSRQELERLAFIRHARDLGFAVEDIRSLIELSFHPEQPCGHADKIAQEQLVSVREKIAQLKRLETELERIASCCDGKTVGDCYVIRALSDHALCADEHK; translated from the coding sequence ATGTTTTCGATCGGTGATCTCTCGCGCCGCACCGGGGTCAAGGTGCCGACCATCCGTTATTACGAACAGATGGGCCTGGTCGCCGCGCCCGAACGCTCGGAAGGCAACCAGCGCCGCTACTCCAGGCAGGAGCTGGAACGGCTGGCCTTCATCCGCCACGCCCGCGACCTGGGCTTCGCCGTCGAGGACATCCGTTCGCTGATCGAGCTCAGCTTCCATCCCGAGCAGCCTTGCGGCCATGCCGACAAGATCGCGCAGGAGCAGCTGGTTTCCGTGCGCGAAAAGATCGCCCAGCTGAAGCGGCTGGAAACCGAGCTGGAGCGCATCGCCTCTTGCTGCGACGGCAAGACGGTCGGCGACTGCTACGTCATCCGCGCGCTGTCCGACCACGCGCTCTGCGCCGATGAGCACAAGTGA